One genomic segment of Sebastes fasciatus isolate fSebFas1 chromosome 17, fSebFas1.pri, whole genome shotgun sequence includes these proteins:
- the LOC141754025 gene encoding ladderlectin-like, with translation MLLFLFLFGLALGAVSPSEEHEVKLQRGSCPMFWYSFNNRCYKYVATDMTWADAEIHCLSQGANLVSIHSLDEESFVKSLIKNFDPAEGLTWFGFSDLHKDSTWMWSDGCPVKFTKWESGQPNGAGSQNCGQLNYSPGWNWNDYECVTTSPFVCASRITCP, from the coding sequence ATGCTGTTGTTCCTCTTCTTGTTTGGTCTGGCTCTGGGTGCCGTGTCTCCTTCTGAGGAACATGAAGTGAAGCTACAGCGTGGCAGCTGTCCCATGTTCTGGTACAGCTTCAACAACCGCTGCTACAAGTACGTCGCCACAGACATGACCTGGGCTGATGCAGAGATCCACTGTTTGTCACAAGGAGCCAACCTGGTGTCTATCCACAGTCTGGATGAAGAAAGTTTCGTCAAATCCTTGATCAAGAACTTTGACCCTGCTGAGGGACTCACCTGGTTTGGATTCAGCGACCTTCACAAAGACAGCACATGGATGTGGTCTGACGGCTGCCCAGTGAAGTTTACCAAATGGGAATCCGGCCAGCCAAACGGTGCAGGTAGTCAAAACTGTGGTCAACTCAACTATTCTCCAGGATGGAATTGGAATGACTACGAATGTGTTACAACTTCTCCCTTTGTTTGTGCATCTCGTATAACCTGTCCTTAG